From a region of the Candidatus Zixiibacteriota bacterium genome:
- the rpsG gene encoding 30S ribosomal protein S7: MPRKKAATKRPRKPDPKYGDYVISQFINCLMEQGKKSIAEGILYDCLDIIEKKHNQKGLETFYKALNNVKPLVEVKSRRVGGATYQVPVEVPADRRTALAFRWIISFARDRSEKTMSERLAAEFLAAAKNEGASIKKREDTHRMAEANKAFAHFRW; the protein is encoded by the coding sequence ATGCCACGGAAAAAAGCTGCCACTAAACGGCCGCGAAAACCGGATCCAAAGTACGGCGATTACGTCATTTCCCAGTTCATCAATTGTCTGATGGAGCAGGGCAAAAAATCGATCGCTGAAGGCATCCTCTACGATTGCCTCGATATCATCGAGAAAAAGCACAACCAGAAGGGGCTGGAGACGTTTTATAAGGCCCTGAATAATGTCAAGCCGCTGGTCGAGGTCAAATCTCGACGTGTCGGCGGCGCGACCTATCAGGTGCCGGTTGAAGTGCCCGCCGATCGGCGCACTGCCCTGGCTTTCCGCTGGATTATCAGCTTCGCTCGCGACCGCTCCGAAAAGACGATGTCCGAGCGCTTGGCCGCCGAGTTTCTCGCCGCCGCCAAGAATGAAGGGGCCTCGATCAAGAAGCGGGAGGACACGCATCGAATGGCGGAAGCCAACAAGGCCTTCGCCCATTTCCGCTGGTAA
- a CDS encoding 30S ribosomal protein S12, which translates to MPTINQLIRKGRQMVTYKSNTPALKRSPQKRGVCTRVYTTTPKKPNSALRKVARVRLVNQMEVTAYIPGIGHNLQEHSIVLIRGGRVKDLPGVRYHIIRGSMDASGVENRKRSRSKYGTKAPKK; encoded by the coding sequence TTGCCGACGATTAACCAGTTGATCCGCAAAGGCCGCCAGATGGTGACCTACAAGTCGAATACGCCGGCGCTTAAGCGCAGCCCGCAAAAACGCGGCGTCTGCACCCGCGTGTATACCACCACGCCGAAAAAACCCAACTCGGCTTTGCGCAAGGTCGCTCGCGTCCGCCTGGTCAACCAGATGGAAGTGACGGCCTATATCCCCGGCATCGGCCACAATCTGCAGGAGCACTCGATCGTGCTGATCCGCGGCGGCCGCGTCAAGGATCTGCCCGGCGTACGCTACCACATTATCCGCGGCTCGATGGACGCCTCCGGCGTCGAGAACCGCAAGCGCAGCCGCTCCAAGTACGGCACCAAGGCGCCCAAGAAGTAA